From Enterococcus mediterraneensis, the proteins below share one genomic window:
- a CDS encoding CopY/TcrY family copper transport repressor, which yields MQTIHEPIKISDSEWEIMRVLWTLGKASAQEIDELLSETMNWKLATVKTLLGRLVKKEVVRTETEGKKFIYFPIVGEAETVRSATETLFSHICAKRVGTTIADLIAEADLTQEDIEKIQKVLSQKEPVATIVCNCIPGQCNCKR from the coding sequence ATGCAGACAATCCATGAACCAATCAAGATCAGCGATTCAGAATGGGAGATCATGCGGGTACTTTGGACACTTGGCAAAGCTTCTGCGCAAGAAATCGATGAGCTGCTTTCTGAAACGATGAACTGGAAACTAGCGACTGTCAAAACATTGTTAGGACGTTTGGTAAAAAAAGAAGTCGTTCGCACTGAAACAGAGGGGAAAAAATTTATTTACTTCCCTATTGTCGGTGAAGCAGAGACCGTCCGCAGCGCTACGGAAACCTTGTTTTCCCATATCTGTGCGAAAAGAGTCGGGACGACGATCGCTGATTTGATCGCTGAAGCGGATCTCACGCAAGAAGATATCGAAAAGATCCAAAAAGTTTTATCACAAAAGGAACCAGTCGCAACTATCGTGTGCAACTGTATTCCAGGACAATGTAATTGTAAAAGATAA
- a CDS encoding DUF2969 domain-containing protein has protein sequence MAKNKDIEVRLEETKKTIKGKTYEVAQLIIGKKVIGEVLTVGAKEFEAFLGETDLGSYKNFDAAVEAIISQHNLHD, from the coding sequence ATGGCAAAGAATAAAGATATCGAAGTACGTTTGGAAGAAACGAAAAAAACGATCAAAGGCAAGACCTATGAAGTAGCACAATTGATCATTGGCAAAAAAGTGATCGGCGAAGTGCTGACTGTCGGCGCAAAAGAATTTGAAGCTTTTTTAGGAGAGACCGATCTGGGCTCATATAAAAATTTTGACGCTGCTGTTGAAGCGATCATTTCACAACACAATCTTCACGACTAA
- a CDS encoding DUF2087 domain-containing protein: protein MKSEKVYQLTDYTQGYFQENDYYHCLYCDQSYEEGLIYTIDQPMTAVKAMKKHLDTVHHGPLSALLSQSKEISGLTEIQQEILTLFAQQLPDAVIAQRLGISTSTVRNHRFKLKEKQRQSYVFLSIMSLLQSDEYLIPHTGATMVDDRYQITEAEKSKVLATYLDDEGRIKQFPSKEKRKIIVLTEIARQFDPQKNYSESAVNEIIKRFIEDYVTIRRYLIEYGFLKRTKDGKTYWATSA from the coding sequence ATGAAATCGGAAAAAGTTTATCAATTGACAGATTATACTCAAGGATATTTTCAGGAAAACGACTATTATCATTGTTTATATTGCGATCAAAGTTATGAAGAAGGTCTGATTTATACGATAGATCAGCCGATGACTGCTGTAAAAGCAATGAAAAAGCATTTGGACACCGTGCATCACGGTCCTTTATCAGCGCTTTTAAGCCAATCAAAAGAAATCAGCGGATTGACAGAGATTCAACAAGAGATCCTGACTTTATTCGCACAGCAGTTGCCGGATGCCGTGATCGCCCAACGATTAGGGATCTCCACTTCGACAGTACGCAACCATCGCTTTAAATTGAAAGAAAAACAGCGGCAGTCGTATGTATTTTTAAGCATTATGTCGCTTTTGCAGTCGGATGAGTATTTAATCCCTCACACCGGAGCAACAATGGTGGACGACCGTTACCAAATCACAGAAGCTGAAAAAAGCAAAGTACTTGCTACTTATTTGGATGACGAAGGACGAATCAAACAATTCCCAAGCAAAGAAAAGCGCAAGATCATTGTGCTTACAGAGATCGCTCGTCAGTTCGATCCCCAAAAGAATTATTCAGAATCCGCCGTCAATGAGATCATCAAACGTTTTATCGAAGACTATGTGACGATTCGTCGCTACCTGATCGAGTATGGTTTTTTAAAGCGGACGAAAGACGGAAAAACCTACTGGGCAACCTCCGCTTGA
- a CDS encoding aldose epimerase family protein: MVNVQKLENENYGTYYLIENKNNVRLAVSPQGARALDWIIPVDGEDRDLLVGFKTIAEHKKARYYAATIGPVAGRITGASYNIDGTEYQTQDNDGGNTLHGGFEGYDTKDWAAEVFEEGDKAGVIFTLEHPDGENGFPGNVVSKVKYSLDDDNNYQIEYTATTDKPTLYNPTNHGYYNLTGSPVNSINEHTLKVGAKQVAETNPDVTTTGNKVDVAGTKFDFVEGRKISDTYLDDPFILDHEQTPDLVLTSPDEKVRLEIETTAPAVVIYTTGASEAGMQMKYGEMADHGGIAIEPQGIPGTEKYSQFGDIILRPENPFHSKTTYHVEF; encoded by the coding sequence ATGGTCAATGTACAAAAATTAGAAAATGAAAATTATGGAACATATTATTTGATTGAAAACAAAAATAATGTGCGGCTAGCGGTCAGTCCCCAAGGCGCACGAGCGTTGGACTGGATCATACCGGTAGACGGAGAGGATCGGGATCTTTTAGTCGGCTTCAAGACGATCGCAGAACATAAAAAAGCCCGCTATTACGCAGCAACGATCGGACCGGTAGCCGGACGGATCACAGGGGCCAGCTACAACATCGACGGCACAGAATATCAAACTCAAGACAATGACGGCGGCAACACTCTTCATGGCGGTTTTGAAGGCTATGATACAAAAGACTGGGCAGCGGAAGTCTTTGAAGAAGGAGACAAAGCCGGTGTGATCTTCACGTTGGAACATCCAGATGGAGAAAACGGCTTTCCGGGAAATGTCGTTTCCAAAGTAAAATACAGCTTGGATGATGACAATAATTACCAAATCGAATACACAGCAACAACGGATAAACCAACACTTTATAATCCGACAAACCACGGTTATTACAACTTGACGGGATCTCCTGTCAACAGTATCAATGAGCATACATTGAAAGTAGGCGCGAAACAAGTAGCGGAAACCAATCCCGATGTGACCACCACTGGAAACAAAGTCGATGTGGCGGGAACGAAATTTGATTTCGTCGAAGGTCGAAAAATCAGCGATACGTACTTGGATGACCCATTTATTTTAGACCATGAACAAACACCGGATCTTGTTTTGACGAGCCCTGATGAAAAAGTTCGGCTGGAGATCGAAACGACAGCGCCTGCAGTCGTTATTTACACAACGGGAGCTTCAGAAGCAGGTATGCAGATGAAATATGGTGAGATGGCAGACCACGGCGGAATCGCTATCGAGCCTCAAGGTATTCCAGGCACGGAAAAATATTCTCAATTTGGGGATATCATTTTACGTCCAGAAAACCCATTCCACTCCAAAACAACCTATCATGTAGAATTTTGA
- a CDS encoding branched-chain amino acid ABC transporter permease has translation MKKNLKYNLGWLAIALIIYGVLLALYNGGVITLFTNRIIINIGINIILAVGLNLIIGFSGQFSLGHAGFMAIGAYSGAIIAINTPTYMGFFAGMLLGMALSGIVALVVGIPTLRLKGDYLAIATLGVSEIIRLLIINMPEVTNGAAGIFGILQFTSWEMVYLFTVLTVIVVANFINSGHGRGTLAIREDEIAAESMGVNTTKVKVTAFVLGAVTASIAGTLFAGFQQSVFPKDYGFMKSIDVLIIVVFGGMGSITGSIVSAVVLGILNMYLQDFGVLRMIIYALALIVIMIFKPGGLLGTWEFSVKKLTEKIWKKGDDSNASIGR, from the coding sequence ATGAAAAAAAATCTAAAATACAATTTAGGCTGGTTGGCGATCGCATTGATCATTTATGGCGTACTGCTGGCTTTATATAATGGCGGTGTGATCACACTGTTCACCAATCGAATCATTATCAATATCGGGATCAATATTATTTTAGCAGTAGGCTTGAATTTGATCATCGGTTTTTCCGGACAATTCTCATTGGGACATGCGGGATTTATGGCGATCGGTGCGTATTCCGGCGCGATCATTGCCATCAATACACCGACGTATATGGGCTTTTTTGCAGGTATGCTGTTAGGGATGGCACTCTCAGGGATCGTAGCATTAGTAGTAGGAATCCCGACACTGCGTTTGAAGGGCGACTATTTGGCAATCGCGACTTTGGGGGTATCGGAGATCATTCGGTTATTGATCATCAATATGCCTGAAGTAACGAATGGGGCTGCAGGGATCTTTGGTATCTTGCAGTTCACCAGCTGGGAGATGGTCTATCTCTTTACTGTTTTAACGGTGATCGTTGTTGCTAATTTTATCAATAGTGGGCATGGTCGGGGAACTTTGGCGATCCGTGAAGATGAGATTGCCGCTGAATCGATGGGAGTCAATACGACAAAAGTCAAAGTGACGGCTTTTGTATTAGGAGCTGTGACTGCCAGCATCGCGGGAACCTTGTTTGCTGGTTTTCAACAATCAGTTTTTCCAAAGGACTATGGCTTCATGAAGTCGATCGATGTCTTGATCATCGTCGTTTTCGGCGGTATGGGCAGTATTACTGGATCGATCGTATCGGCTGTGGTATTAGGGATTTTGAACATGTATCTCCAAGATTTCGGTGTGTTGCGAATGATCATCTACGCATTGGCATTGATCGTGATCATGATCTTCAAGCCTGGCGGATTACTGGGCACATGGGAATTTTCTGTCAAAAAACTGACTGAAAAAATCTGGAAAAAGGGGGATGATTCAAATGCCTCTATTGGACGTTAA
- the copZ gene encoding copper chaperone CopZ — MKQTFSIKGMSCEHCVARVENGINELPGIQKVKIQLKKNNGVVKFDENLVSSQQIADKITEVGYEAEVL, encoded by the coding sequence ATGAAACAAACATTTTCAATCAAAGGTATGAGCTGTGAACATTGTGTCGCTAGAGTAGAAAACGGGATCAATGAATTACCCGGTATCCAAAAAGTAAAAATCCAACTGAAGAAAAACAATGGTGTCGTGAAATTTGATGAGAACCTAGTCTCAAGTCAGCAAATCGCCGATAAGATCACTGAAGTTGGGTATGAAGCAGAGGTGCTGTAA
- a CDS encoding ABC transporter ATP-binding protein, with amino-acid sequence MLKVENLSVHYGLIQAVHDVSFEVKKGSIVSLIGANGAGKTTILRTISGLIRPSNGSITFMDKAITKEAPQKIVAGGLSQVPEGRHVFPGLTVQENLEMGAFLRKDGEIKKDYQQVFEKFPVLKERRSQDAATLSGGEQQMLAIGRALMSKPKLLLLDEPSMGLAPIFIKEIFSIVQEINQQGTTILLIEQNAKMALSIADQGYVLETGKVVLSGTGQELLASEEVKKAYLGG; translated from the coding sequence ATGCTGAAAGTTGAAAACCTATCTGTCCATTATGGATTGATCCAAGCGGTCCATGATGTCTCCTTTGAAGTAAAAAAAGGATCGATCGTTTCGCTGATTGGAGCCAATGGAGCTGGAAAAACCACGATTTTACGGACGATTTCCGGGCTGATACGTCCATCAAACGGTTCGATCACTTTTATGGATAAAGCGATCACGAAAGAGGCGCCGCAAAAAATCGTTGCTGGCGGTTTGTCACAGGTTCCTGAAGGACGGCATGTTTTTCCAGGTCTGACGGTGCAGGAAAATTTGGAAATGGGCGCTTTTTTACGCAAAGACGGCGAAATCAAAAAAGATTATCAACAGGTGTTCGAAAAATTTCCGGTTCTGAAAGAAAGAAGAAGTCAAGACGCTGCGACACTCTCTGGAGGCGAGCAGCAGATGCTTGCGATCGGCCGCGCGCTGATGTCTAAGCCGAAATTACTATTGCTGGATGAACCGTCAATGGGTCTGGCGCCGATCTTCATCAAAGAGATTTTTTCGATCGTCCAAGAAATCAATCAGCAGGGGACCACGATCCTACTGATCGAGCAAAACGCGAAGATGGCGTTGTCGATCGCTGATCAAGGGTATGTTCTTGAGACCGGGAAAGTTGTTTTGTCAGGTACTGGCCAAGAGTTATTAGCCAGTGAAGAAGTGAAAAAAGCCTATCTAGGAGGATGA
- a CDS encoding ABC transporter ATP-binding protein translates to MPLLDVKDLTKNFGGLAAVSHVTMNLETNELVGLIGPNGAGKTTLFNLLTGVYVPSEGDVIFESQGKTERLNGVKPYKIADKGISRTFQNIRLFKDLTVMENVLIAMNGKHQVSLVTSILRLPKFYKTEAKLKAKAYELLAIFKLEEKADVLAKNLPYGEQRRLEIVRALATEPKLLFLDEPAAGMNPQETAELTELIRKIQKEFQLTILLIEHDMSLVMEVCERIYVLEYGQIIAEGDPEMIKTNPRVIEAYLGGEM, encoded by the coding sequence ATGCCTCTATTGGACGTTAAAGATCTGACTAAAAATTTCGGCGGTTTGGCAGCCGTCTCTCATGTCACCATGAATTTGGAGACCAACGAGCTGGTAGGCTTGATCGGACCCAATGGCGCTGGAAAAACGACGCTTTTCAATTTGCTGACCGGCGTTTACGTGCCCAGCGAAGGGGATGTCATCTTTGAAAGTCAAGGAAAGACAGAACGCTTGAACGGCGTCAAACCTTATAAGATCGCAGACAAAGGGATCAGCCGAACATTTCAAAATATCCGTTTATTCAAAGATCTTACAGTGATGGAGAACGTTTTGATCGCGATGAACGGCAAGCATCAGGTTTCTTTAGTCACGAGTATTCTGCGGCTGCCTAAATTTTATAAGACTGAAGCGAAATTAAAAGCAAAAGCCTATGAATTGCTGGCAATCTTTAAGTTGGAAGAAAAAGCTGATGTATTGGCGAAAAATCTTCCTTATGGCGAACAGCGGCGTCTGGAGATCGTGCGGGCACTTGCGACGGAACCGAAGCTGTTGTTTCTCGATGAGCCGGCAGCCGGGATGAACCCACAGGAAACCGCGGAATTGACCGAATTGATCCGCAAGATCCAAAAGGAGTTCCAGCTGACGATCTTATTGATCGAACATGACATGAGTCTGGTGATGGAAGTGTGTGAACGAATCTACGTTTTAGAATATGGACAGATCATCGCAGAAGGCGATCCAGAGATGATCAAAACGAATCCGCGAGTGATCGAGGCTTATTTGGGAGGGGAAATGTGA
- a CDS encoding type II toxin-antitoxin system Phd/YefM family antitoxin: protein MELKKLEVPTTSITEVKKSPMDVFNQAREAGTAVYVFNREKVAGVMLTQEQYETLLQELNKRPEQPEADLPTVDGLDDFLGMMHNTLITGSTITAKNLDERMVAFGFITRKTGFGGVVDMINELKESGKIAYRLRKKHNDKTVIAEVIGEQDSTSTLFDKLIIKKIYLKEIEE from the coding sequence ATGGAACTGAAAAAGTTAGAGGTTCCCACTACTTCGATAACTGAGGTTAAAAAATCTCCAATGGATGTATTTAATCAAGCACGGGAAGCTGGTACAGCAGTGTATGTTTTTAACCGTGAAAAAGTAGCTGGAGTCATGTTGACACAAGAACAATATGAAACTTTGTTGCAGGAATTAAACAAGCGCCCGGAACAACCAGAAGCTGATCTGCCAACAGTGGATGGGTTGGATGATTTCTTAGGTATGATGCACAATACATTGATCACAGGATCGACTATCACTGCCAAGAATCTTGATGAACGAATGGTAGCTTTCGGCTTCATCACGCGGAAAACCGGATTTGGAGGTGTCGTTGATATGATCAACGAACTGAAAGAAAGCGGTAAGATCGCGTATCGTTTGCGGAAAAAACACAACGACAAAACCGTGATAGCAGAAGTGATCGGCGAACAAGACAGTACATCTACTTTATTTGATAAATTGATCATCAAAAAAATCTATTTAAAAGAAATCGAAGAATGA
- a CDS encoding heavy metal translocating P-type ATPase, whose translation MSDTKVQNFVITGMTCANCSARVEKELKQQPGVQKATVNLATEKATVQFDDTTADRLIASVENIGYGAILDDEAHRQQVAAEKKRYITNMKRDVIISLILVAPLMISMIAMVAGSHQDWVMFFHRPIVQLILVTPIQFVIGARFYKGAYHALKTKAPNMDVLVAMGTTAAYVLSVYNGFFADNVHELYFESSGMIIALILLGKYLEAAAKNRTGKAIRQLMSLQAKIARVLQDGQEIELPIEAIEMEMEILVRPGEQIPVDGLVLEGATAVDESMLTGESLPVEKVEGATVFGGTVNTTGTLRIKALKVGNETVLARIIQMVEDAQGSKAPIQQIADRISGIFVPVVLIVALFTLLLTGILTGDWQQAVIHSVSVLVIACPCALGLATPTAIMVGTGLGAKNGILIKGGEALETASHITSVILDKTGTITVGQPTVTDFLTEDEEAKRLLASLEAHSEHPLAKAIVHYAEDLPLLEVEDFQVLPGKGIEGLIQGKKYQVGTQRFLTQKMSDSLQQAADLWTSQGKTIMFLANEQQVLAGVAVADEIKPTSKDAIAALQNSGVNVYMLTGDNQQAARHIGKQVGIPEENIFAEVMPEDKSEKVALLKKDGEIVGMVGDGINDAPALALADVGIAMGSGTDIAMETADVTLIHSDLAYLEKMLKLSKATIRKIKQNLFWAFVYNTIGIPFAALGFLNPIVAGGAMAFSSVSVLLNSLSLNRTKI comes from the coding sequence ATGAGTGATACTAAAGTCCAAAATTTCGTCATTACGGGAATGACTTGTGCAAACTGTTCCGCTCGTGTTGAAAAGGAACTTAAACAACAGCCCGGAGTCCAAAAGGCAACGGTCAATTTAGCCACTGAAAAAGCAACCGTTCAATTTGACGATACGACGGCAGATCGATTGATCGCAAGTGTTGAAAATATCGGTTATGGGGCTATTTTGGATGATGAAGCTCATCGTCAGCAAGTTGCCGCTGAGAAAAAACGCTACATCACCAATATGAAAAGAGACGTTATCATCAGTTTGATCTTGGTAGCACCTCTAATGATCTCTATGATCGCGATGGTAGCGGGGAGTCATCAAGATTGGGTGATGTTTTTCCATCGTCCGATCGTTCAGTTGATTTTAGTCACACCGATCCAGTTTGTGATCGGAGCTCGTTTTTATAAAGGTGCCTATCATGCGTTGAAGACCAAAGCACCCAATATGGATGTCCTTGTTGCGATGGGGACGACAGCGGCCTACGTATTAAGCGTGTACAACGGTTTTTTTGCGGATAATGTCCATGAACTGTATTTTGAAAGCAGCGGCATGATTATTGCCTTGATCCTGTTAGGCAAATATTTAGAAGCCGCAGCGAAAAACCGGACGGGTAAAGCGATCCGGCAGCTGATGAGCTTACAAGCCAAAATCGCTCGTGTCCTGCAAGACGGTCAAGAGATCGAGTTGCCGATCGAAGCCATCGAAATGGAAATGGAGATTCTAGTACGCCCCGGCGAACAGATCCCAGTAGATGGTCTGGTATTGGAAGGTGCAACGGCAGTAGATGAAAGTATGCTGACGGGAGAAAGCCTGCCTGTTGAAAAAGTAGAAGGTGCGACAGTTTTTGGCGGTACAGTCAATACCACAGGGACATTAAGGATCAAAGCCCTGAAAGTCGGCAATGAAACGGTCTTGGCACGGATCATCCAGATGGTGGAAGACGCGCAGGGATCTAAAGCACCGATCCAACAGATCGCCGATCGTATTTCCGGTATTTTTGTGCCCGTAGTTTTAATAGTAGCATTGTTCACTTTACTGCTGACAGGTATTTTAACCGGTGATTGGCAGCAAGCAGTGATCCATAGCGTATCTGTCCTTGTGATCGCCTGCCCTTGCGCATTAGGATTAGCGACACCGACTGCCATCATGGTAGGTACCGGTCTAGGAGCTAAAAACGGCATATTGATCAAAGGCGGGGAAGCGTTGGAGACCGCCTCGCATATCACTAGCGTAATTTTGGATAAAACTGGTACGATAACAGTAGGACAACCAACAGTAACTGATTTTCTAACAGAAGACGAAGAAGCAAAAAGGTTGTTGGCAAGTTTAGAAGCGCACTCAGAACATCCATTAGCCAAAGCGATCGTCCACTATGCAGAAGATCTTCCTTTATTAGAAGTAGAAGATTTTCAAGTATTGCCTGGAAAAGGGATCGAAGGCCTGATCCAAGGGAAAAAGTATCAAGTAGGGACGCAACGATTTTTAACGCAAAAGATGTCGGATTCGTTGCAACAAGCGGCTGATCTGTGGACCAGTCAAGGAAAAACCATCATGTTTTTAGCGAACGAACAGCAGGTACTCGCAGGAGTCGCCGTTGCCGATGAAATCAAACCTACATCTAAAGACGCGATCGCAGCGTTGCAAAACAGCGGCGTCAATGTCTATATGCTGACAGGTGATAACCAGCAAGCTGCACGTCATATCGGTAAACAAGTAGGGATCCCAGAGGAAAATATCTTTGCTGAAGTGATGCCGGAAGACAAATCTGAAAAAGTCGCTTTATTGAAAAAAGACGGTGAAATTGTCGGCATGGTAGGCGATGGGATCAATGATGCTCCAGCTCTTGCATTGGCAGATGTAGGGATCGCCATGGGCAGCGGTACTGATATCGCGATGGAAACTGCCGATGTGACTTTGATCCACAGCGATTTAGCTTATTTGGAAAAAATGCTCAAGCTGTCGAAAGCGACGATCCGCAAAATCAAACAAAATCTTTTCTGGGCGTTTGTTTATAATACGATTGGTATCCCATTTGCAGCATTAGGATTCTTAAATCCAATCGTTGCTGGCGGCGCTATGGCTTTCAGTTCTGTGAGTGTGTTATTGAATTCATTGAGTTTGAACCGTACAAAAATTTAA
- a CDS encoding CBS and ACT domain-containing protein, with amino-acid sequence MSVKDFMTKNLVVVHPETPIFDAVDLMKRHDIHRLPVLQDEQLVGLITEGIISAAMPSQATSLSVYEINYLLNKTTVGDVMEKKVLTIDPDALLEDAIYEMRKNNVGVLPVIEDERLVGIITNNDIFDAFLKITGYHDGGTRVTVQITDDHKGILAELTNVLAEHDLSILTIVVNRMELATIVEIQVETRESEKVREFLTEAGYHVVSAVVTKPQKDAE; translated from the coding sequence ATGAGTGTAAAAGATTTTATGACCAAAAATCTAGTCGTCGTCCATCCGGAAACACCGATTTTTGACGCGGTTGATTTAATGAAACGCCACGACATTCATCGGCTGCCGGTTTTGCAGGATGAACAGCTGGTAGGTTTGATCACTGAAGGAATCATTTCAGCGGCGATGCCCTCACAAGCGACAAGCCTCAGCGTTTATGAAATCAATTATCTATTGAACAAAACGACTGTTGGAGATGTGATGGAGAAAAAAGTGTTGACCATCGATCCAGACGCGCTGTTAGAAGACGCGATTTATGAGATGCGGAAAAACAATGTCGGGGTGCTCCCGGTGATCGAGGACGAACGTTTAGTTGGGATCATTACCAACAATGATATTTTTGATGCGTTCTTAAAAATCACCGGTTATCATGATGGCGGGACAAGGGTGACAGTCCAGATCACTGACGATCATAAAGGGATCTTGGCGGAGCTGACAAATGTTTTGGCTGAACATGATCTAAGTATTTTAACGATCGTTGTGAATCGCATGGAGCTTGCTACCATCGTAGAAATCCAAGTAGAAACGCGAGAATCAGAAAAAGTCAGAGAATTTTTGACAGAGGCTGGGTATCATGTGGTCTCGGCAGTTGTAACAAAACCGCAAAAAGACGCAGAATAA
- a CDS encoding heavy metal translocating P-type ATPase, translated as MDHMKEMNEEHDHHSHEMSHEMHHDHEMHQKEMKEDHSSHHSDHDAHMHHMDHGDMGHDMGGMDHSMHMGNFKQKFWLSLVLAIPIIVLSPMMGLELPFQFTFPGSDWVVLILATILFIYGGQPFLSGAKMELKQKNPAMMTLIAMGISVAYIYSLYAFIANHFLHGEHVMDFFWELATLIVIMLLGHWIEMNAVSNAGNALKKLAELLPDTVTRLTKDGEEKVSLQEVKVDDLLIVRAGDKMPTDGIIEKGSTTVDESAVTGESRGVAKEVGAKVIGGSVNGNGTIQVKVTGTGESGYLAKVMEMVRKAQSEKSKLEALSDKVAKWLFYVALAVGLLAFVIWLFVSDLPTALDRMVTVFVIACPHALGLAVPLVVARSTSIAAKNGLLLKNRNALEQAHDLDMILLDKTGTLTQGDFSVTGFEVIDSQYEQKELLKYVGALEASANHPIAIGIMKYLEKQNVTAYSAEDVKNISGVGLEGTVENKKVKIINEKALKKTDSVDPKIIQKYQEQGNTISYLLIDDHLAGLIALGDQIKPEAKTFIKTLKERGIEPVMLTGDNHEAAAAVAEYLGIDKFHGELLPEDKEKIVQESAKDHRVAMVGDGINDAPSLARATVGIAIGAGTDVAIDSADVVLTNSNPEDILHFLDLAKQTRKKMIQNLWWGAGYNILAIPLAAGILAPIGIILNPAVGALLMSLSTIIVAINAMTLKIK; from the coding sequence ATGGATCACATGAAAGAAATGAACGAAGAACATGACCATCATTCACACGAAATGTCTCACGAGATGCATCACGATCATGAGATGCACCAAAAAGAAATGAAGGAGGACCATTCATCCCATCATTCAGATCATGATGCTCATATGCATCACATGGACCATGGCGACATGGGTCATGATATGGGCGGCATGGATCATTCCATGCATATGGGGAATTTCAAGCAGAAATTCTGGCTTTCATTGGTTTTGGCTATCCCGATCATTGTTCTATCACCAATGATGGGATTAGAGTTGCCATTTCAATTTACTTTTCCCGGATCTGATTGGGTCGTATTGATCTTAGCCACGATCTTGTTCATCTATGGGGGACAGCCGTTTTTAAGCGGAGCAAAAATGGAACTGAAACAAAAAAATCCAGCCATGATGACCTTGATCGCAATGGGGATCTCTGTCGCGTATATCTACAGTCTTTACGCATTTATCGCCAATCATTTTCTGCATGGCGAGCATGTCATGGATTTCTTTTGGGAACTTGCAACGCTGATCGTGATCATGTTATTGGGGCACTGGATCGAGATGAATGCAGTCTCTAATGCCGGCAACGCCTTGAAAAAACTGGCGGAACTGTTGCCGGATACAGTCACACGATTGACAAAAGATGGAGAAGAAAAAGTTTCTTTACAAGAAGTCAAAGTGGACGATCTGCTGATCGTTCGTGCCGGAGATAAAATGCCTACAGACGGAATCATTGAAAAAGGTTCTACGACAGTCGATGAATCCGCGGTGACCGGCGAATCTCGGGGCGTTGCCAAAGAAGTCGGTGCAAAAGTCATCGGCGGATCAGTCAATGGCAACGGCACGATTCAAGTCAAAGTAACCGGAACAGGCGAAAGCGGCTATCTTGCAAAAGTGATGGAGATGGTCCGCAAAGCTCAATCAGAGAAATCCAAGTTAGAAGCTCTTTCGGATAAAGTAGCGAAATGGCTGTTTTATGTCGCATTAGCTGTAGGTTTACTGGCCTTCGTTATTTGGTTGTTTGTCTCAGACCTGCCTACTGCACTGGACCGGATGGTGACCGTCTTTGTCATCGCCTGTCCTCACGCTTTAGGATTGGCAGTTCCGTTGGTAGTAGCTCGTTCCACATCTATCGCGGCTAAAAACGGCTTACTGTTGAAAAATCGGAACGCTTTGGAACAAGCCCATGACTTGGATATGATCTTGCTGGATAAAACCGGTACATTGACGCAAGGAGATTTTTCAGTAACTGGTTTTGAAGTGATCGATTCACAATACGAACAAAAAGAACTACTGAAATATGTCGGTGCCTTGGAAGCTTCCGCCAATCATCCGATCGCGATCGGGATCATGAAATATCTTGAGAAACAGAATGTGACGGCGTATTCCGCAGAAGATGTGAAAAACATCTCCGGTGTTGGACTAGAAGGTACTGTAGAGAATAAAAAAGTAAAGATCATCAATGAAAAAGCACTGAAGAAAACAGATAGTGTCGATCCTAAGATCATCCAAAAATATCAAGAACAGGGCAATACTATCAGTTATCTTTTGATCGATGATCATTTGGCAGGGTTGATCGCGTTAGGAGATCAAATCAAACCGGAAGCCAAAACTTTTATCAAGACATTGAAAGAACGCGGAATCGAACCAGTGATGCTGACAGGGGATAATCATGAAGCAGCTGCAGCAGTCGCTGAATATTTAGGCATCGATAAATTCCATGGTGAATTGCTTCCTGAAGACAAGGAAAAAATCGTTCAAGAATCAGCCAAAGATCATCGTGTCGCTATGGTAGGTGACGGGATCAATGATGCACCGAGTCTGGCTCGTGCAACTGTCGGGATCGCGATCGGTGCAGGAACGGATGTTGCCATCGATTCAGCGGATGTTGTATTGACCAATAGCAATCCGGAAGATATCTTGCATTTTCTTGATCTGGCCAAACAAACCCGTAAAAAAATGATCCAAAACCTTTGGTGGGGGGCAGGCTACAATATTTTAGCCATCCCGTTAGCAGCAGGGATCCTAGCGCCGATTGGGATCATCTTGAATCCTGCAGTGGGAGCATTGCTGATGTCATTGAGTACCATCATCGTAGCGATCAATGCAATGACATTGAAGATCAAGTAA